From a single Bryobacter aggregatus MPL3 genomic region:
- a CDS encoding ArdC family protein, translating into MPNDPTSEAVPTKRDFRKEVTDRIIEMLEHGTAPWQKPWEPGSLQLPFNPTTDKGYRGGNAIHLMAVGTSKGFDDPRWLTYKQAAANGWQVRAGEKGTQIEFWQFSEDARKTQSTDKNPKFEASTNEYQAPLRKVFTVFNASQIDGMEPYLPKTRSDWEIAESGDSILKNSGARISHDQNDRAFYSRSQDRIHLPPVLSFRTAADYYGTALHELAHWSGHPDRLNRPTLNESYNFGDLNYAKEELRAELTSVFLAAERGIPHNPEQHAAYVQSWIKALSDDKNEIFRAAKDAHRAADYILDLERGKQLRTETSEHVASFERSAGAVAITEKETATEHRDPVASKGAARIETEKILDGEVEGRRPPSEQALKQSLHSAKAAVKELMGENTKTYPADTDSGKYRGVVLAETEHHVIQQVSAKSAVAHEKHLLPEIPQATNNILISYSNQIAQLKPNQERQRSHSLSR; encoded by the coding sequence ATGCCTAACGACCCCACCTCCGAAGCAGTTCCGACGAAACGGGACTTCCGCAAAGAGGTTACCGACCGGATCATTGAGATGCTCGAACACGGCACTGCTCCTTGGCAGAAGCCGTGGGAGCCGGGTTCACTGCAACTCCCCTTCAATCCGACAACAGACAAGGGCTATCGCGGCGGCAATGCGATTCATTTGATGGCCGTGGGCACAAGTAAGGGCTTCGACGATCCACGCTGGCTCACCTACAAGCAGGCCGCAGCAAATGGTTGGCAGGTTCGAGCCGGTGAAAAGGGAACTCAGATTGAGTTCTGGCAGTTCAGCGAAGATGCGAGAAAAACTCAGAGCACTGACAAGAATCCAAAGTTCGAAGCCTCCACCAATGAGTACCAAGCGCCGCTGCGAAAGGTCTTCACGGTATTCAACGCAAGCCAGATCGACGGTATGGAGCCATACCTTCCAAAGACACGATCAGATTGGGAGATCGCCGAATCTGGCGACTCGATCCTGAAAAACTCGGGAGCAAGAATCTCCCACGATCAGAACGACCGTGCCTTCTATAGTCGCTCCCAAGATCGCATCCATCTGCCACCTGTCCTTAGCTTCCGAACGGCGGCAGACTACTACGGCACAGCCTTGCACGAGCTTGCGCATTGGAGCGGACATCCCGACCGGCTCAATCGTCCAACGCTGAACGAGAGCTATAACTTCGGAGATCTCAACTACGCAAAAGAAGAACTCCGAGCGGAACTCACCAGTGTCTTCCTTGCCGCCGAGCGAGGGATTCCTCACAATCCAGAGCAGCACGCCGCATACGTTCAATCCTGGATCAAGGCGCTCAGCGACGACAAGAATGAGATCTTCCGTGCCGCGAAGGACGCGCACCGCGCCGCCGACTACATCTTAGATCTTGAGCGGGGCAAGCAACTCCGCACCGAGACCTCGGAGCACGTTGCTTCATTCGAGCGAAGCGCTGGAGCGGTCGCGATTACGGAGAAAGAAACAGCAACCGAGCACCGCGATCCGGTCGCTTCAAAAGGCGCAGCCAGAATCGAAACAGAGAAGATTCTCGATGGGGAAGTGGAGGGCCGTCGCCCACCGAGCGAGCAAGCTCTCAAGCAATCCTTACACTCAGCTAAGGCCGCAGTGAAAGAGCTGATGGGCGAGAACACAAAGACCTACCCGGCCGACACGGATTCCGGAAAGTATCGAGGGGTAGTGCTGGCAGAAACCGAGCACCATGTGATTCAGCAAGTCAGCGCCAAGAGCGCCGTCGCCCACGAAAAGCACCTGCTCCCAGAGATCCCGCAAGCGACCAACAACATCTTGATTTCCTACTCAAATCAGATCGCACAGCTCAAACCAAACCAAGAGCGCCAGCGTTCTCACTCATTATCGCGTTGA
- a CDS encoding relaxase/mobilization nuclease domain-containing protein has protein sequence MTYSPNHIRGQWSAHGRYLSRESANSEGVGFTASTNAAIIPETLGAWQKAGDPRLFKMIVSPEFGERLDLKQHTRQLMKRLSQELGAELEWVAVAHFNTGHPHLHVAIRGVTTLGQLRLPRNVIKHSIRRHAEDLCTEQLGFRTVNDAIESERREVAALNITSLDREIQRRMSLTSGAFAKMELEPTEGPDRRALHTHHLAARLHFLAKLGLAESQTQNRWLVSQDFHSKLRGLQLENDRQRSIFDKSPKPNQARTSRQL, from the coding sequence GTGACTTACTCTCCCAACCACATCCGAGGCCAGTGGTCCGCTCACGGTCGCTACCTCTCGCGCGAAAGTGCAAATAGTGAGGGCGTCGGATTCACGGCGAGCACGAACGCAGCCATCATCCCGGAGACACTGGGCGCATGGCAGAAAGCTGGCGACCCAAGGCTCTTCAAGATGATCGTGTCGCCCGAGTTTGGCGAGCGGCTCGATCTCAAGCAGCACACAAGGCAACTGATGAAGCGGCTCTCTCAAGAACTCGGAGCCGAACTCGAATGGGTCGCAGTAGCGCACTTCAACACCGGCCACCCGCACCTACACGTAGCCATCCGGGGAGTCACGACACTAGGTCAACTCAGACTGCCTCGGAATGTAATCAAGCACTCCATCCGCCGCCACGCCGAAGACCTCTGCACCGAACAACTCGGCTTCCGCACTGTAAACGACGCCATCGAATCCGAACGCCGCGAAGTAGCCGCACTCAACATCACGAGCTTGGATAGAGAGATTCAAAGGCGAATGTCTCTAACAAGCGGGGCCTTCGCCAAGATGGAACTCGAACCGACTGAAGGGCCGGACCGACGCGCACTCCACACGCATCATCTCGCCGCACGCCTCCACTTCTTGGCCAAGCTAGGGCTAGCGGAATCCCAGACGCAAAATCGCTGGCTTGTCTCGCAAGACTTTCACTCAAAGCTCCGCGGCCTACAACTCGAGAACGATCGACAACGCAGCATCTTCGATAAATCCCCCAAGCCGAATCAGGCCCGAACCTCCCGCCAACTCTAG
- a CDS encoding conjugal transfer protein TraL translates to MTSSKANGVAWESDIHFSLQGKGGVGKSLVASLLAQYFRHRQKTPLHCIDTDPVNQTFSQYRELAVDRLELLQDGSVDQRAFDGLMEKLLTEQGTFIVDNGASTFIPLWNYMLENNAMGMLRDSKRRLYIHCVITGGQALGDTLSGFARLAQTSDAQNIVLWINEYFGRIEREGKQLHEMPVYQENADRVLGAVVIPRRNQDTFGRDVEDVITRKLTLQEAIDATGFPIMMKQRLKVMQRELFEQLDGLSFF, encoded by the coding sequence ATGACATCCAGTAAGGCGAATGGGGTGGCTTGGGAAAGTGACATTCACTTCTCACTGCAGGGTAAGGGCGGTGTTGGGAAGAGTCTGGTCGCTTCGCTTCTTGCTCAGTATTTTCGACATCGACAGAAGACGCCGCTCCACTGCATCGATACGGATCCGGTGAACCAGACCTTCTCTCAGTATCGAGAGCTTGCGGTGGATCGACTGGAACTGCTCCAGGATGGGTCCGTGGATCAACGGGCGTTTGATGGACTCATGGAGAAGTTGCTCACAGAACAGGGAACCTTCATCGTTGATAACGGTGCTTCTACATTCATCCCTCTGTGGAATTACATGCTTGAGAACAATGCAATGGGGATGTTGCGTGATTCGAAGCGGAGGCTGTATATCCATTGCGTGATTACGGGAGGACAGGCGCTCGGGGATACTCTGAGCGGCTTTGCTCGGCTGGCCCAGACTTCGGACGCGCAGAACATTGTGCTGTGGATCAACGAATACTTCGGTCGGATTGAGAGGGAGGGGAAGCAACTGCATGAGATGCCTGTGTACCAAGAGAACGCCGACCGAGTACTTGGTGCGGTGGTGATTCCACGACGGAATCAAGATACCTTTGGCCGCGATGTAGAAGACGTCATTACCCGCAAGCTGACGTTGCAGGAGGCGATTGATGCGACTGGGTTTCCCATCATGATGAAGCAACGGTTGAAGGTGATGCAGCGGGAGTTGTTTGAGCAGTTGGATGGGCTTTCATTCTTCTAG
- a CDS encoding sigma-70 family RNA polymerase sigma factor, translating to MTHRDQTILDHLPQVELLARRLHRRCPQVELDDLISAGAIGLIKAVDRFDPSRNLKLKTFAEHRIQGALLDYLRLVDPLPRSTRQFQKRRDAILASYAEQDHPTQRQLAEMLGISELKFIQMSRALRAAEILHFEDLPDYLRRRVA from the coding sequence ATGACCCACCGCGACCAAACAATTCTCGATCACCTTCCACAGGTCGAACTCCTCGCTCGTAGGCTCCATCGACGTTGCCCACAAGTCGAACTCGATGACCTCATCTCCGCTGGCGCCATCGGTCTCATCAAAGCTGTAGATCGATTCGATCCCTCGCGCAATCTCAAGTTGAAGACCTTTGCCGAACACCGCATCCAAGGCGCCCTACTCGACTATCTGCGACTGGTAGATCCGCTCCCCCGATCCACCAGACAATTCCAAAAGCGTCGCGACGCCATTCTCGCGAGCTACGCTGAGCAGGACCATCCCACCCAGCGCCAGTTGGCAGAGATGCTCGGCATCTCAGAACTCAAGTTCATTCAAATGAGCCGTGCCCTACGAGCAGCAGAGATCTTGCACTTCGAGGACCTGCCTGACTATCTACGCCGGAGAGTCGCTTGA
- a CDS encoding single-stranded DNA-binding protein — MNNVILVGYLGSDADSRTTRNDSTLTTLSLATQRIWKDRESGERQSQTTWHRLVTFGRLANYAATLTKGANLQITGELNTREYTTKDGIKKSITEIRVRRITHLKHSPKQEVAA, encoded by the coding sequence ATGAACAACGTGATTCTAGTTGGGTACCTCGGCAGTGACGCCGATTCCCGCACAACTCGCAACGACTCCACCCTCACAACTCTCTCGCTGGCCACCCAGCGCATCTGGAAGGATCGCGAATCCGGCGAGCGCCAATCCCAGACCACCTGGCACCGTCTCGTTACCTTTGGCCGACTCGCGAACTACGCCGCCACTCTCACCAAGGGCGCGAACCTCCAGATCACGGGCGAACTCAACACCCGCGAATACACCACCAAGGACGGCATAAAGAAGTCGATCACCGAGATCCGGGTCCGTCGCATCACTCATCTGAAGCACTCCCCGAAGCAGGAGGTGGCCGCGTAA
- a CDS encoding NACHT domain-containing protein, giving the protein MNGQLLVEANWPLIRYWFNKQLFTPQWFKDQVAVSLANAGKRFQPLLHVDVSASARISALGMTEDFCEEFRERIHKLGVASQKAGASLTKFLQQSELDQFWAHLEFCRQEAIRLKTDREGFPKDNLELRLRGMAEVVQSAMYRLRSQSASQTPTANRGAYRPELDYAANLLHALADVINDLEREVRSGASSIAVATTMVLTGDAGMGKSHALCHAAKHRIGRQQPTVLLLGGSFSRDEPWSQVIRQLQLQDMNPDDLLGVLSVAGELTGGRTLILIDALNEGEGREMWRQHFAGFVEKLKAYPRVRLVVSVRTCFLQSTLPDIAGVHDCKVVRHDGFQGREIAATNVYFSHFGIIAHSIPILDPEFSNPLFLYIFCRGMKHRGERELAAGSGGITKVFANYLDLLESEASDALNLDPHAGTVRKILDALVLRMMASGDSELSRTEATQLSQEIHPSTGHSNSLFKWLLDAGVLLDDSRRWKNGETQQVVRFTYERYSDHLLARKLLDQCLEADASPIAIDKALFVQLLGERKKYWHIQGLLEALAIQVPELLKGSELADVLPTVEGQSGAVLLAMQQSISWRDCGSITDRTESFLMEQLASSEHSDEALKVLLNVSAKGGHPWNAKFLHERILLPLSMPARDRLWSIWCHFEYGYDDQSSGPICRLFDACENPSIRKHLGAEGAVLSTTVLSWLGSNANRFIRDRATKITAEMFHEHPGAIPEVLRSFQAVNDPYVLDRLLCAVFGAMMRTNDPDIAEATADVCAELWGSPDRLPTHILTRDHLAGIAERAACLKGRNLADSRLPFTFGCTDWPRELPTLDDLKIIYEQSGHGGFEIFYSVVGGDFGIYVLRADARRLSWLTIRRGHDVPTFDELQSVFERELTAEQIDAIRDCLASRGGTDDVSTEVESFEDWPPEKMVKAMKVREEQRVRTQARAESLLSPAQQVEFSNLLECSAPTCSNVLDCLRIRSEFLQRYILARVLDLGWSAELFEAFDRQMPYANRDSKKPERYGKKYQWIAYWEAIARLTDAFEFVENYPQTQIQTYSGAWQLGLSREIDPSTSIQGDRGNGPQPCFAWWQPSIHTMWQEELSDVAWMQDPDNLLPIHNAWRVKDPRGRYWLNLDCHFNWLQPPSLAFERLAAPRRKVWSHLQAYVVRSNDAAAFRRWICKQDLFGRWMPEARSVSEVHLGEQFWSTAFQFFSGDIFGESEWTSGDRSPTLPSPVLVPSMRYHGSANGFDCSPNADLHTSLPSPWLFERMQLEWRGEVGRYHEKTSGDCVVLDPAPQSPNVESVGPSALLVLEQDLLLAIGDADCEIIWTALCVKRILSDGFTSRGEMHTSKVFWLEKGEEKAHSSDRFVDYSR; this is encoded by the coding sequence TTGAACGGTCAACTTCTGGTCGAAGCGAATTGGCCGCTCATTCGCTACTGGTTCAATAAACAGTTGTTTACTCCACAGTGGTTTAAAGACCAGGTCGCGGTCAGTCTTGCAAATGCAGGCAAGCGATTCCAACCGTTATTGCACGTCGATGTCTCAGCTTCCGCTCGGATATCGGCACTAGGAATGACGGAAGACTTCTGCGAGGAGTTCCGGGAGCGCATTCACAAGCTCGGAGTAGCAAGTCAGAAAGCAGGCGCCAGTCTCACGAAATTCTTGCAACAGAGTGAGCTGGATCAGTTTTGGGCGCATCTGGAGTTCTGTCGGCAGGAAGCGATACGACTAAAGACAGATCGTGAGGGTTTCCCTAAGGACAACCTAGAGCTGCGGCTTCGTGGAATGGCCGAAGTAGTGCAATCGGCCATGTACCGGCTGAGATCTCAGTCTGCGTCGCAAACCCCTACTGCGAATCGTGGTGCTTATCGGCCAGAACTTGACTATGCGGCCAACCTCCTTCATGCACTGGCAGATGTGATCAATGATCTCGAACGTGAAGTGAGGTCAGGTGCGAGCAGTATTGCCGTCGCCACAACAATGGTTTTAACCGGAGATGCGGGCATGGGAAAGTCGCACGCGTTGTGTCATGCTGCCAAGCATAGAATCGGAAGACAGCAGCCGACCGTCCTTCTTCTGGGGGGCAGCTTCTCCCGGGATGAGCCATGGTCCCAAGTCATTCGTCAGCTTCAACTGCAGGATATGAACCCGGATGACTTGTTAGGTGTGCTATCAGTCGCCGGAGAGTTGACAGGGGGCAGAACACTGATTTTGATTGATGCTCTCAATGAAGGTGAAGGGCGCGAAATGTGGCGGCAGCATTTTGCCGGGTTCGTCGAGAAGTTGAAAGCCTATCCACGCGTGCGATTGGTAGTGAGCGTCCGAACATGCTTTCTGCAGTCAACGCTCCCTGACATAGCTGGAGTGCACGACTGTAAAGTTGTAAGGCACGACGGATTTCAAGGGCGGGAAATTGCTGCAACAAACGTGTATTTTTCCCACTTCGGAATCATCGCGCACTCGATTCCGATCCTCGATCCTGAGTTCTCTAATCCGCTGTTTCTGTATATTTTTTGCCGAGGAATGAAGCATCGCGGGGAGAGAGAGCTAGCGGCTGGGAGCGGTGGGATCACCAAGGTGTTTGCCAACTACCTTGATTTACTTGAGAGTGAGGCGAGCGACGCCCTAAATCTGGACCCACACGCGGGTACGGTACGAAAAATACTTGACGCTCTTGTTCTGCGGATGATGGCGAGTGGAGACTCCGAACTTTCCAGAACGGAGGCTACTCAATTATCACAGGAGATCCATCCATCAACGGGTCATTCAAATTCACTGTTCAAATGGCTCTTGGATGCGGGTGTTCTATTGGACGACAGTCGCCGATGGAAGAATGGAGAAACCCAGCAAGTTGTACGGTTCACCTACGAAAGGTACTCTGACCACCTTCTCGCTCGAAAGCTCCTCGATCAATGTCTGGAGGCGGATGCATCACCGATTGCAATTGACAAAGCGTTGTTTGTTCAGCTGCTAGGGGAGCGTAAAAAGTATTGGCATATACAAGGTCTTTTGGAGGCGCTCGCGATTCAAGTACCTGAGCTCTTGAAAGGAAGTGAATTGGCAGATGTGCTTCCAACTGTTGAGGGGCAGAGTGGTGCGGTACTGCTAGCGATGCAGCAAAGCATCTCATGGCGGGATTGCGGATCGATTACTGATCGCACGGAATCTTTTTTGATGGAACAGTTGGCTTCGAGCGAACATAGCGACGAGGCTCTAAAAGTACTTTTGAACGTGTCTGCTAAGGGAGGGCACCCGTGGAACGCCAAGTTCCTTCATGAAAGGATTCTTCTTCCACTATCAATGCCGGCCCGCGACCGATTGTGGAGCATCTGGTGTCATTTCGAGTACGGGTACGACGATCAGTCTAGCGGTCCAATTTGTCGACTCTTTGACGCCTGCGAGAATCCATCAATTCGAAAGCATTTGGGTGCGGAGGGTGCGGTATTGTCGACGACCGTCCTGAGCTGGCTGGGGTCTAACGCCAACCGGTTTATTCGCGATCGAGCCACGAAGATCACTGCGGAGATGTTTCATGAGCACCCTGGTGCTATCCCAGAGGTGTTGCGCTCCTTTCAGGCGGTCAATGATCCTTATGTGCTTGATCGGCTCTTGTGTGCAGTATTTGGCGCGATGATGCGGACAAACGATCCCGATATTGCCGAAGCCACGGCAGATGTTTGCGCGGAGTTATGGGGAAGTCCAGATCGTTTACCTACACATATTCTCACGCGCGACCACTTGGCAGGCATCGCAGAACGCGCTGCCTGTTTGAAAGGAAGGAACTTAGCTGATTCTCGATTGCCATTCACTTTTGGGTGTACGGATTGGCCACGTGAGCTGCCGACCTTAGATGATCTGAAGATCATATACGAACAATCCGGGCACGGAGGGTTTGAGATCTTTTACTCGGTGGTTGGGGGTGACTTTGGGATCTATGTACTTCGCGCGGATGCACGAAGGCTATCATGGTTGACTATTCGAAGAGGCCACGACGTTCCAACTTTCGATGAACTTCAAAGTGTGTTTGAGCGCGAGCTGACTGCAGAACAGATAGACGCGATCAGAGACTGTCTTGCTAGTCGTGGAGGGACTGACGACGTCTCGACAGAAGTCGAAAGTTTTGAAGATTGGCCCCCAGAGAAGATGGTTAAAGCGATGAAGGTCAGGGAGGAGCAGCGAGTGCGCACTCAGGCGCGAGCAGAGTCACTGCTTAGTCCAGCGCAGCAAGTGGAGTTTTCGAACCTGTTGGAATGCTCCGCACCAACCTGCTCGAATGTGCTCGATTGTTTGCGCATTCGTTCTGAGTTCCTCCAGCGTTACATTCTTGCGCGTGTACTTGACCTTGGATGGTCTGCGGAGCTGTTTGAGGCGTTTGATCGGCAGATGCCGTACGCAAATCGAGACAGCAAAAAGCCCGAACGCTATGGGAAGAAATACCAGTGGATAGCGTATTGGGAGGCGATTGCCCGGCTAACGGACGCATTCGAATTCGTCGAGAACTACCCACAGACTCAAATTCAGACCTATTCAGGCGCTTGGCAACTGGGGCTGAGTCGCGAGATAGATCCATCAACGAGTATCCAAGGTGACCGCGGGAATGGACCACAGCCTTGCTTTGCATGGTGGCAGCCATCAATTCATACTATGTGGCAGGAAGAACTCTCCGACGTAGCATGGATGCAAGACCCTGACAATTTGCTTCCAATTCACAATGCTTGGCGCGTAAAAGATCCTCGAGGTAGATATTGGCTAAACCTGGACTGCCATTTCAATTGGCTACAGCCACCATCACTTGCCTTTGAGAGGCTAGCCGCGCCGCGCCGCAAAGTGTGGAGCCACCTCCAAGCCTACGTTGTGAGATCCAACGATGCTGCGGCCTTCCGGAGGTGGATCTGCAAGCAGGATCTGTTTGGTCGATGGATGCCCGAGGCGCGAAGTGTCAGCGAGGTTCACCTTGGCGAACAATTCTGGTCAACTGCATTTCAATTCTTCTCCGGCGACATATTCGGAGAGAGTGAGTGGACATCGGGTGACCGTTCACCAACGCTTCCTTCCCCAGTATTGGTTCCATCCATGCGGTACCACGGTTCCGCTAACGGTTTCGACTGTTCGCCAAATGCCGATCTACATACCTCTCTTCCGTCGCCGTGGTTGTTCGAAAGGATGCAATTGGAATGGCGTGGAGAGGTTGGCCGGTATCACGAAAAGACAAGTGGTGATTGTGTAGTGCTCGACCCGGCTCCGCAGTCTCCTAATGTCGAGTCGGTTGGTCCATCTGCATTGTTGGTGCTAGAGCAAGATCTCTTACTAGCGATCGGCGATGCAGATTGCGAAATCATATGGACGGCGTTGTGCGTGAAGCGGATTCTGTCAGATGGCTTCACCTCCCGAGGCGAGATGCACACTAGCAAAGTATTCTGGCTTGAAAAAGGGGAGGAGAAAGCACATAGCTCAGATCGGTTCGTTGACTACTCTCGGTGA
- a CDS encoding DNA-primase RepB domain-containing protein, with amino-acid sequence MKCPSLIAVERQIRAMGCELYEIGLYKPHLLESDSKEPEMLPRTWDQATLLRSVPWLRYQNAQGRNIYIRPKGEHHLSMVDDLTVEAIKRMNAGGFTPSLVVETSPGNFQAWLNNGQILERRLSTLAARTLAMRFGGDKGAADWRHFGRLAGFTNRKAKHQAKDGTFPFVRIIEAKPPHVYSNASAFLSDLHSQLANLEKPNHPSPRSNPNSPLFTIDDFRSNPKCEGDGNRIDLAYSVYALAHGLSQEAILEAISSRELSKKGPPVRQSAYTTRTIEKAMRRIRDASGRP; translated from the coding sequence ATGAAGTGTCCAAGTTTGATTGCGGTCGAACGACAGATCCGCGCGATGGGATGTGAGCTCTACGAGATCGGACTCTACAAGCCGCACCTACTCGAGTCAGACTCCAAGGAACCCGAAATGTTGCCACGAACCTGGGACCAAGCGACCCTACTCCGATCGGTCCCCTGGCTTCGGTATCAAAACGCCCAAGGCCGAAACATCTACATTCGCCCGAAGGGAGAACACCACCTGAGTATGGTCGACGACCTGACCGTTGAGGCAATCAAACGGATGAACGCGGGAGGCTTCACGCCCAGCTTGGTGGTAGAAACCTCACCAGGCAACTTCCAGGCATGGCTCAACAACGGTCAAATTCTAGAGCGGCGACTCTCAACCCTGGCAGCACGAACTCTAGCTATGCGTTTCGGGGGAGACAAAGGAGCCGCAGACTGGCGACACTTCGGACGTCTCGCCGGCTTCACAAATCGGAAGGCCAAGCATCAAGCGAAAGATGGGACCTTTCCGTTCGTTCGGATCATTGAAGCGAAGCCGCCGCACGTATACTCAAACGCCTCCGCATTCCTCAGCGACCTCCATTCCCAACTAGCGAACCTAGAGAAGCCCAATCACCCATCACCGCGAAGCAACCCTAACAGCCCGTTATTCACAATTGACGACTTCCGGTCCAATCCGAAGTGCGAAGGCGACGGCAATCGGATCGACTTGGCGTACTCGGTCTATGCACTCGCGCACGGACTAAGCCAGGAGGCAATACTCGAGGCAATCAGTTCCAGGGAGCTCTCAAAGAAAGGTCCACCTGTGCGTCAATCAGCCTATACGACCCGAACCATAGAGAAGGCAATGCGACGAATTCGAGATGCGAGCGGGAGACCGTGA
- the trbB gene encoding P-type conjugative transfer ATPase TrbB → MDAKLRRELGETVLRSLADIRTEDLVLNPDSRLWVKRQGEGFQCIGEMSPAQAQTAMGTIAAQKGTVIHHDRPILETELPIDGSRFEGLMPPVVSRPSFAIRQRPRRIFTLDDYEVAGILSDSQDPLNRRRWRSQFQHTVRGLSHAEVIRAAVAEKKNILIVGSTGSGKTTLVNAILEALVQLAPDDRVISIEDTIELQCPVKNYVDLRAVGNVTMLDCLRACMRLKPTRIVVGEVRGAEAHVMLKAWNTGHPGGVATVHANDALSGLVRLESLVAEATSAPMQSLIAEAVDLVVFIDEEADLAAGRKVRQLLLVNGYENGQYSVEYL, encoded by the coding sequence TTGGATGCTAAGTTGCGGCGCGAGTTGGGAGAGACGGTTCTCCGGAGTCTCGCCGATATCAGGACTGAAGATCTGGTTCTCAATCCAGACTCGCGACTCTGGGTGAAACGGCAAGGCGAGGGTTTCCAGTGCATCGGTGAGATGTCGCCCGCTCAAGCGCAGACGGCCATGGGGACGATCGCCGCCCAGAAGGGCACGGTCATCCATCACGACCGACCGATCCTCGAGACCGAGCTCCCGATTGACGGGAGTCGCTTTGAAGGATTGATGCCGCCGGTGGTGAGTAGGCCGAGCTTTGCCATCCGGCAACGTCCTCGAAGAATCTTTACTCTCGATGACTACGAAGTGGCCGGGATCTTAAGCGATTCGCAAGACCCCTTGAATCGACGGAGGTGGCGGAGTCAGTTCCAGCACACGGTTCGTGGCTTGTCGCATGCCGAAGTGATCCGCGCCGCCGTGGCGGAGAAAAAGAACATCCTGATCGTGGGCTCTACGGGTTCGGGCAAGACGACTTTAGTGAACGCGATTCTTGAGGCGCTCGTTCAGCTGGCTCCTGATGATCGTGTGATTTCGATTGAAGACACGATCGAACTGCAGTGCCCTGTGAAGAACTATGTTGACCTTCGGGCAGTAGGGAACGTGACTATGTTGGACTGTCTGCGAGCCTGCATGAGATTGAAGCCGACGCGAATCGTAGTTGGTGAGGTTCGTGGCGCTGAGGCTCATGTCATGTTGAAGGCTTGGAATACAGGGCACCCTGGCGGGGTGGCGACTGTTCATGCCAACGATGCTCTGAGTGGCTTGGTTCGCCTGGAAAGTTTGGTGGCTGAGGCCACTTCGGCGCCTATGCAGTCGTTGATTGCAGAGGCGGTGGATCTGGTGGTCTTCATCGACGAAGAAGCGGACCTGGCAGCTGGTCGCAAGGTTCGTCAACTCCTGCTGGTAAACGGCTATGAGAACGGTCAGTACTCGGTCGAATATCTCTAA
- a CDS encoding TrbC/VirB2 family protein, which yields MRLSNRVRNLGGIVVWLVLAQSVWAAGAGGGGLPWETPLNRVAQSMTGPVALSISLIALMVAGGTLVFGGELSEFARRSCVAVLAIAFLVLGAGFMTTLFGVGGAVVF from the coding sequence ATGAGGCTTTCGAATCGCGTTCGGAATCTTGGCGGGATTGTCGTGTGGCTTGTGTTGGCTCAAAGCGTATGGGCTGCAGGAGCCGGAGGTGGGGGACTTCCTTGGGAGACTCCACTCAATCGGGTGGCTCAATCGATGACGGGACCTGTAGCCCTCTCCATCTCACTGATCGCCCTGATGGTGGCGGGGGGAACACTGGTGTTTGGCGGTGAGTTGAGTGAGTTTGCCCGTCGCTCTTGTGTGGCTGTTTTGGCAATTGCGTTTCTGGTGTTGGGAGCCGGATTTATGACGACTCTGTTTGGCGTTGGCGGGGCTGTCGTCTTCTAG
- the trbD gene encoding conjugal transfer protein TrbD encodes MSKPREIVIHQSANRPHLLLGCDRELVLFSALLSAMLVLALVTWWGVVAGVLLWILAVAVLSRMGRSDPMMRQVYLRHIRYSPFYLAKGALGFGTASVPRRWV; translated from the coding sequence ATGAGCAAGCCCCGCGAGATCGTCATTCACCAGTCGGCCAATCGCCCTCATCTTCTATTGGGATGCGATCGCGAACTGGTGCTTTTCTCGGCACTGCTTTCGGCGATGTTGGTCCTCGCGTTGGTGACTTGGTGGGGTGTGGTGGCAGGAGTCTTGCTCTGGATTCTTGCGGTCGCGGTGCTCTCGCGGATGGGGAGATCGGACCCGATGATGCGCCAGGTCTATCTGCGGCATATTCGGTACAGTCCCTTCTACCTGGCAAAGGGTGCGCTTGGATTTGGGACGGCATCTGTTCCCAGGCGGTGGGTCTAA